A region from the Vicia villosa cultivar HV-30 ecotype Madison, WI linkage group LG3, Vvil1.0, whole genome shotgun sequence genome encodes:
- the LOC131660404 gene encoding probable caffeine synthase MTL2, which yields MAIEQVLHMNGGEGETSYASNSTFQKKVILTAKHILEESIMRLYCDIFPNCLKVADLGCSSGPNALFVASNIINTIDAVSQNMSHETPMFQFFLNDLYGNDFNTTFKSLPDFYKRLEKEKGHKFSPCFFSGTPGSFYGRLFPNNSIHFFHSSYSLHWLSKTPEVLQDALEPLNKGAIYLTRTSPPAVHKAYHAQFQQDFTLFLRSRSFELLPGGAMVLTLIGRDELNELINAWVVIGMALNDMATEKLMEKKKLDSFNIPSYCPTCEEIRKVIEEEGSFDVQSLETITTDWVKTIDVIDDEDGDTRAEGVATFIRAVAEPILKSEFGEEIMDELFNRFKNKIIQLEGVEKLEVPNLVMHITKRI from the exons ATGGCAATTGAACAAGTCCTTCATATGAATGGAGGTGAAGGAGAAACAAGTTACGCAAGTAACTCAACATTTCag AAAAAGGTGATTCTGACTGCCAAACATATCcttgaagaaagtataatgagacTATATTGTGACATTTTTCCAAACTGTTTGAAAGTGGCTGACTTAGGTTGTTCATCAGGTCCAAATGCACTTTTCGTTGCATCTAATATCATAAACACCATTGATGCAGTGAGCCAAAACATGAGTCATGAAACACCCATGTTTCAGTTTTTTCTCAATGACTTATATGGAAATGACTTCAACACTACTTTTAAGTCACTACCTGATTTTTATAAAAGACTTGAAAAAGAGAAAGGACACAAGTTTAGTCCATGTTTCTTTAGTGGAACACCAGGGTCTTTTTATGGAAGACTCTTTCCTAACAACTCCATTCACTTTTTTCATTCCTCCTATAGTCTTCATTGGCTTTCTAAG ACTCCAGAAGTGTTGCAAGATGCTTTAGAACCATTGAACAAAGGTGCTATCTACCTAACAAGGACAAGTCCTCCAGCAGTGCACAAAGCATACCATGCACAATTTCAACAAGACTTCACATTATTTTTGAGGTCACGTTCGTTTGAACTGCTTCCAGGTGGTGCTATGGTCCTAACACTTATTGGTAGAGATGAACTAAATGAACTGATAAATGCATGGGTTGTGATTGGCATGGCACTCAATGACATGGCCACAGAG AAATTGATGGAGAAGAAAAAATTGGACTCATTTAACATACCATCTTATTGTCCTACGTGTGaggagattaggaaagtgattGAAGAAGAAGGTTCTTTTGATGTTCAAAGTTTGGAGACAATTACAACAGATTGGGTGAAAACCATTGATGTGATTGATGATGAGGATGGAGATACAAGAGCTGAGGGAGTTGCAACATTTATAAGGGCTGTTGCTGAACCAATTTTGAAGTCAGAGTTTGGAGAAGAAATCATGGATGAATTATTCAATAGGTTCAAGAACAAGATTATTCAACTTGAAGGAGTTGAGAAATTGGAAGTGCCTAATTTAGTCATGCACATTACTAAACGTATTTGA